The following is a genomic window from Streptomyces lincolnensis.
TGACGCAAGACACCGCGGAGGCCCTCGCCTCTCTCGTCGACCCGTTCGACCTGGTCAGGGAGGTGCCGGGGGTGGACCTCGCACAGGCGTCCTGGTCCAGCGAGGAGATCGACTACGACCCCGATTCGTCGGAGTGGGACCTCGACGAGGATGATGACCTGGAGGAAGACGACGAGGTGGCGGTCGGCTGAGCGTCCTGGGAAATCGGTGACCCCGGGCGGCAACCGACGCCCGGGGTTTCGTCGTCTCAAGGTGCGCACTGACCGACACCGACACCATGCGTCACAGCGGACGTGGTGTTCCCCACACCTTCGCGGAATGTGGAACGGGACGAACCGGTCGTAGCGTTGAAGTTTGATTGACGGGGACTCTCGGGGTTTGTGGGAATCGGCAGCGATGGAGAAGCGTGTGATGACGGTCGGTAAGCGGCGCAGGGGCCTGACGGTCGCGTCCGCTCTGCTCGGCGGGGTGCTGGTGCTCTCCGCGTGTTCGGGTGGCGGCGACGACGCCTCCGGCGACGGCGGCAAGGACAGCTCCCAGTCGAAGGTCGACGAGGCGGCGGCCAAGAAGAGCTCCGAGGCCCAGATCACGATCACGCCCAAGGACGGCTCCGACAACGCCTCCATCAACAACTCCGCCGCCGTCACGGTGAAGAAGGGCACGCTCACCGACGTCACGATGACGACGTCCGCGGGCACCGAGGTCAGCGGCCAGATATCCGCGGACAAGCTGAGCTGGAAGCCCAGCGCCCAGCTGGAGCGGTCGACCACCTACAAGCTGACGGCGGAGGCGAAGGACTCCGAGGGCCGCGTGGCCCACGAGAACGCCTCCTTCACCACGGTCTCCCCGTCCAACAGCTTCATCGGCACGTTCACGCCGGACGACGGCACCACCGTCGGCGTCGGCATGCCGGTCTCGATCAACTTCGACAAGGCGATCACCAACAAGGCGGCCGTCCAGAAGGGCATCACCGTCTCCACGACCAGCGGCCAGGAAGTCGTCTGCCACTGGTTCAACGCCAACCGCATGGACTGCCGTCCCGACAAGTACTGGACGGAGAACTCCACCGTCACCCTGAAGCTCGCGCTCGACGGCGTCGAGGGTGCCGAGGGCGTCTACGGCGTCCAGCAGAAGACGGTCACCTTCAAGATCGGCCGCAACCAGGTCTCGTACGTCGACGCGAAGTCCAAGCAGATGAAGATCACGCACAACGGCGAGACGATCAAGACCATCCCGATCTCCGCCGGCTCGCCGGAGAACAAGACGTACGAGGGCATCATGGTGATGTCGGAGAAGTTCAAGGAGACGCGCATGAACGGCGCGACCGTGGGCTTCACCGACGACGACGGCAAGGGCGAGTACGACATCAAGGACGTGCCGCACGCCATCCGCCTCACCAACTCCGGCACCTTCGTGCACGGCAACTACTGGGGCGCGAAGTCCATCTTCGGCAGCGTGAACACCAGCCACGGCTGCGTGGGCCTGTCCGACACCAAGGGTGCCAACGACAAGGGCACGGCGGGCTACTGGTTCTACAACAACTCGATCCTCGGTGACGTCGTGGTCGTCCAGAACACCGGCGACAAGACGGTCGCCCCGGACAACGGCCTCAACGGCTGGAACCTGAGCTGGGCGGACTGGAAGGCCGGCTCGGCCCTCTGACCCAGGCCCGTTCACGGTTCACCGTCCTCCGATGCCGCCCCCAGGGGCGGCATCGGTGTTTCCGGACCCGGCCACAGCCTTCTCATCCGTCTCTTATCCCGGCCTTATCCAGTCATCACGCGCCGTCCCTAGCCTCCGGCCATGTTCTTCACCTACCTGAGGCGCGAGCTGCGCCGCCGCAGAAAAGCGGCCCTCGTCGTCGCCTCCGGACTCGCGCTGGGTATCGCGCTGGTCATCGTGGTCACCTCCGTGTCCTCCGGCATGGGCAAGGCCCAGGACAGGGTCCTCCAGTCGCTGTACGGCCTGGGCACCGACATGACCGTCACCAAGGCGGCCCAGCCGCGGGCGGACTCCTCCGAGCGCCCGCGCTTCCAGTTCGACGCACGGGAGAGCGGCACCGAGGGGGAGCAGAGCAGTGACCGCGTCATGGTGCAGGGCTTCCAGACCCTCTCCGCCTCGACCGTCGCCGAGGTCGACGAGCAGAGCGGGGTCGCGGACGCGGTCGGCGGGCTGAGCCTCCAGGTCATCAAGGTCAGCGGGGAGTTCACCCGCGGACAGTTCCAGCAGAACGAAGGGGGCGGCGACGGAGCCGGCCGCCAGGGGGGCGGCACCGGGCAGCCGCAGGGCGAAGTGCGGGGCGGCGGCGCCGACTTCGACGTCAACAACTACTCCGTCTACGGCACGGACGTCACCAAGCCGGCCCTCGGCCCGCTGACCTCCTCCAAGATCACCAGCGGCCGTACCTTCAAGCCGGCCGAGACCGACGCGAAGGTCGCCGTCGTCGACTCCGCCTACGCCAAGGAGAAGAAGCTCAAGGTCGGCTCCACCGTCACCATCAAGAGCGTCAAGTACGAGGTCGTCGGCATCGCCACCGCCGACAGCGGCG
Proteins encoded in this region:
- a CDS encoding L,D-transpeptidase; the encoded protein is MTVGKRRRGLTVASALLGGVLVLSACSGGGDDASGDGGKDSSQSKVDEAAAKKSSEAQITITPKDGSDNASINNSAAVTVKKGTLTDVTMTTSAGTEVSGQISADKLSWKPSAQLERSTTYKLTAEAKDSEGRVAHENASFTTVSPSNSFIGTFTPDDGTTVGVGMPVSINFDKAITNKAAVQKGITVSTTSGQEVVCHWFNANRMDCRPDKYWTENSTVTLKLALDGVEGAEGVYGVQQKTVTFKIGRNQVSYVDAKSKQMKITHNGETIKTIPISAGSPENKTYEGIMVMSEKFKETRMNGATVGFTDDDGKGEYDIKDVPHAIRLTNSGTFVHGNYWGAKSIFGSVNTSHGCVGLSDTKGANDKGTAGYWFYNNSILGDVVVVQNTGDKTVAPDNGLNGWNLSWADWKAGSAL
- a CDS encoding ABC transporter permease, which encodes MFFTYLRRELRRRRKAALVVASGLALGIALVIVVTSVSSGMGKAQDRVLQSLYGLGTDMTVTKAAQPRADSSERPRFQFDARESGTEGEQSSDRVMVQGFQTLSASTVAEVDEQSGVADAVGGLSLQVIKVSGEFTRGQFQQNEGGGDGAGRQGGGTGQPQGEVRGGGADFDVNNYSVYGTDVTKPALGPLTSSKITSGRTFKPAETDAKVAVVDSAYAKEKKLKVGSTVTIKSVKYEVVGIATADSGDSAANLYIPLKQAQTLSDSKDKVTTIYVRASDSQKIDSVKSAIQKNVSDTTVTTSADLADTVSGSLSTASSLATNVGKWLSIAVLIAAFLVAGLLTSSAVSRRVREFGTLKALGWKSGRVTRQVVGEAMVNGLLGGALGIALGLAGAYAVTAVSPTLQAQLGGGGGGAGGGPGGGGGFGRRTATKTLDVALTAPVSVTTVAIAVGLAVAGGLIAGAFGGWRASRLRPADALRRVE